In a single window of the Subtercola sp. PAMC28395 genome:
- the acnA gene encoding aconitate hydratase AcnA — translation MSAVNSFGSKDTLQVGDKSYEVFRLDTVPGYEKLPFSLKVLLENLLRTEDGANITAEHIKTLGGWVPTAEPDTEIQFTPARVVMQDFTGVPCIVDLATMREAVGELGGDPTKINPLAPAELVIDHSVIADLFGTENALERNVEIEYERNGERYQFLRWGQTAFDDFKVVPPGTGIVHQVNIEYLARVIFTREVGGVLRAYPDTCVGTDSHTTMVNGLGVLGWGVGGIEAEAAMLGQPVSMLIPKVVGFKLSGSIPAGVTATDVVLTITQMVRKHGVVGKFVEFYGEGVTAVPLANRATIGNMSPEFGSTAAMFPIDDITLDYLRLTGRSEEQVALVEAYAKLQTLWHDPSVEPAFSEYLELDLGTVVPSIAGPKRPQDRVELSHAKSQFEQDLNDYAKQDLSRVDASLDGSFPASDPNGFTAQDEASAHELSHSHVSHAPSTVSAPTKVTTPAGLNYTLDHGAVAVAAITSCTNTSNPSVMLAAGLLARNAVKKGLTSKPWVKTTLAPGSKVVTDYYAKAGLTADLEALGFYTVGYGCTVCIGNTGPLIEEVTDAINKNDLAVTAVLSGNRNFEGRISPDVKMNYLASPPLVIAYALAGSMNFDFETDSLGTGSDGTEVYLRDIWPDAAEVQRTIDTSINTEMFTHEYSSVFDGDERWRSLPTPTGPTFEWDAQSTYVRKPPYFEGMTIETTPVASISGARVLAKLGDSVTTDHISPAGNIKADSPAGKYLDAHGVDRKDYNSYGSRRGNHEIMIRGTFANIRLRNQLLDNVEGGYTRDFTQPDAPQSFIYDASENYQAAGIPLVILGGKEYGSGSSRDWAAKGTSLLGVKAVITESFERIHRSNLIGMGVLPLQFPAGESWASLGLDGTEVISISGVEELNEGRTPKTLHVTAVPSENSPAGKATIEFDAVLRIDTPGEADYYRNGGILQYVLRSLVTAA, via the coding sequence GTGAGTGCAGTCAACAGTTTTGGGTCGAAAGACACCCTGCAGGTGGGGGACAAGTCATATGAGGTCTTCCGCCTCGACACCGTTCCGGGGTACGAGAAGCTCCCGTTCAGCCTGAAGGTCCTTCTCGAGAATCTCCTTCGCACCGAAGACGGCGCGAACATCACCGCCGAGCACATCAAGACCCTCGGCGGCTGGGTTCCCACCGCCGAACCCGACACCGAGATCCAGTTCACACCTGCCCGTGTCGTGATGCAGGACTTCACTGGCGTTCCGTGCATCGTCGACCTCGCAACGATGCGGGAAGCCGTCGGAGAACTCGGCGGCGACCCGACCAAGATCAACCCGCTCGCGCCAGCCGAACTGGTCATCGACCACTCGGTCATCGCCGACCTGTTCGGCACCGAGAACGCCCTCGAGCGCAACGTCGAGATCGAGTACGAGCGCAACGGTGAGCGCTACCAGTTCCTCCGCTGGGGCCAGACTGCATTCGACGACTTCAAGGTCGTACCGCCGGGAACCGGCATCGTGCACCAGGTGAACATCGAGTACCTGGCTCGCGTCATCTTCACCCGGGAGGTCGGGGGAGTGCTCCGCGCCTACCCCGACACCTGCGTCGGCACCGACTCGCACACCACCATGGTCAACGGCCTGGGCGTGCTCGGCTGGGGCGTCGGCGGAATCGAGGCAGAGGCGGCCATGTTGGGCCAGCCCGTCTCCATGCTCATCCCGAAGGTCGTCGGCTTCAAGCTGAGCGGGTCGATCCCCGCAGGCGTCACCGCGACCGACGTCGTTCTGACGATCACGCAGATGGTGCGTAAGCACGGCGTCGTGGGCAAGTTCGTCGAGTTCTACGGCGAAGGCGTCACCGCTGTGCCGCTGGCCAACCGAGCAACCATCGGCAACATGAGCCCCGAGTTCGGCTCGACCGCCGCCATGTTCCCGATCGACGACATCACACTCGACTACCTGCGCCTCACCGGCCGCAGCGAAGAGCAGGTCGCCCTCGTCGAGGCCTACGCCAAGCTGCAGACGCTCTGGCACGACCCGTCGGTCGAACCCGCCTTCAGCGAGTACCTCGAGCTCGACCTCGGCACCGTCGTGCCGTCGATCGCCGGCCCGAAGCGCCCGCAAGACAGGGTGGAGCTCAGCCACGCGAAGTCGCAGTTCGAGCAGGACCTGAACGATTACGCCAAGCAGGACCTCTCCCGCGTGGACGCCTCGCTCGACGGCTCGTTCCCGGCCTCAGACCCCAACGGTTTCACCGCGCAAGACGAGGCCTCGGCCCACGAGCTCTCACACTCGCACGTCAGCCATGCACCGTCGACCGTCTCGGCTCCGACGAAGGTCACGACACCCGCCGGCCTGAACTACACGCTCGACCACGGAGCAGTTGCGGTCGCCGCCATCACCTCCTGCACCAACACCTCCAACCCGAGCGTGATGCTCGCGGCCGGTCTCCTCGCACGCAATGCCGTGAAGAAGGGCCTCACCTCGAAGCCATGGGTCAAGACGACCCTTGCACCGGGCTCCAAAGTCGTCACCGACTACTACGCCAAAGCAGGGCTGACCGCCGACCTCGAGGCCCTCGGCTTCTACACGGTGGGCTATGGATGCACAGTATGCATCGGAAACACCGGCCCGCTCATCGAAGAGGTCACCGACGCGATCAACAAGAACGACCTCGCCGTCACCGCAGTGCTCTCGGGCAACCGCAACTTCGAGGGTCGGATCAGCCCCGACGTGAAGATGAACTACCTGGCCTCACCGCCGCTCGTCATCGCCTACGCGCTGGCCGGCTCGATGAACTTCGACTTCGAGACTGACTCGCTCGGTACGGGCAGCGACGGCACCGAGGTGTACCTCCGCGACATCTGGCCCGACGCGGCAGAGGTGCAGCGCACGATCGACACCTCGATCAACACCGAGATGTTCACGCACGAGTACTCGAGCGTCTTCGACGGTGACGAGCGCTGGCGCTCACTGCCCACGCCGACCGGCCCCACCTTCGAGTGGGATGCCCAGTCGACCTACGTGCGCAAGCCCCCGTACTTCGAGGGCATGACCATCGAGACCACACCGGTGGCCTCGATCAGCGGTGCCCGCGTTCTTGCGAAGCTCGGCGACTCGGTGACCACCGACCACATCAGCCCCGCCGGCAACATCAAGGCAGACAGCCCTGCTGGCAAGTACCTCGATGCTCACGGTGTCGACCGCAAGGACTACAACTCCTACGGATCGCGCCGCGGCAACCACGAGATCATGATTCGCGGCACCTTTGCGAACATCCGCCTCCGCAACCAGCTCCTCGACAATGTCGAAGGCGGTTACACCCGTGACTTCACGCAGCCGGATGCCCCGCAGTCGTTCATCTATGACGCCAGTGAGAACTACCAGGCCGCGGGTATCCCGCTGGTCATCCTCGGCGGAAAGGAGTACGGCTCAGGCTCCTCGCGTGACTGGGCAGCAAAGGGCACCTCGCTGCTCGGCGTCAAGGCCGTCATCACTGAGAGCTTCGAACGGATCCACCGCTCGAACCTCATCGGCATGGGCGTGCTCCCGCTGCAGTTCCCTGCCGGCGAGTCGTGGGCCTCACTCGGGCTCGACGGCACCGAGGTCATCAGCATCTCGGGCGTCGAAGAGTTGAACGAGGGCCGCACGCCGAAGACCCTGCACGTCACTGCGGTGCCGAGCGAGAACTCGCCGGCGGGCAAGGCGACCATCGAGTTCGACGCCGTGCTGCGCATCGACACGCCCGGCGAAGCGGACTACTACCGCAACGGCGGCATTCTGCAGTACGTGCTGCGCTCGCTGGTCACCGCGGCGTAA